The genomic region CAACGCGTACTACCTGAACCAGATCTACGAACTGTTCACCCAGTACGGCCCCATCGACGAACTGTGGCTCGACGGCGCCAACCCCTGGACCGACGCGGGGATCACCGAGAAGTACGACTTCACCGCCTGGTTCCGGCTCATCCACGCGCTCTCCCCGGACACCGTCACCTTCGCGGGCCCGCAGGGGACCCGCTGGGTCGGCAACGAGAGCGGGGTGGCCCGCACCACGGAGTGGAGCGTCACCCCCGCCACCGCCGACCCTCACACCGCACACGGCGAAGGACTGATCCCGGGCGGCCCCGAGGCCGCCGACATCGGCTCCCGCGAGAAGATCACCGCGCCCGGGATCGAGTACCTCCAGTGGTTCCCCGCCGAGGCGGACGTCTCGCTGCGCCCCGGCTGGTTCTTCCACGCGGACCAGAAGCCCAAGACACCCCAGCAACTGGTCACGCTCTACGAGCAGTCGGTGGGCCGCAACGCCGTACTCCTGCTGAACGTTCCGCCGGCCCAGGACGGCCGCATCGCCGCGGCGGACGTCGACTCCCTCACCAGGTTCGGCGACGCCATCACCGCGACGTACGGCCCCGACCTGCTCGCCGCCGGACGAGGCCGCCGCGACCCCGTGCTGCGCACCCTCACCGACGGGCGCCTCACCACCGCCTGGTCGCCGTCCCACGCGGCCACCACCGGCGCCGTCACCCTGAAGCTGCCCGCGGCCGGAGCCTTCGACCGCATCCGGCTCGGTGAGGACATCACCCGGGGCCAGCAGGTGGAACAGTTCGCGGTCGACATCTGGACCGGCACCGCCTGGCAGCAGACCGCGACCGGCACCACCATCGGCTACGCCCGCATCCTGACGCTGCCCGCGCCGGTGAGCACCGACCGCATCCGGATCAGGATCCTCCAGGCCCGGACCACTCCGCGCCTGGCGTCGGCGGCGCTCCACCTGTCCGTACCGCCGAAGTAGCCCGCAGCGGATCCGCGGCCCCGGGCGCCTGTCTCAGCCGACCGGCACCCGGGCCGCGGGATCCGTCGACGGCCTTCCGTGGCAAGGGAGTTGACCGGCCCGCAGGAGCCGCCCGCCCCATGCCCGCCTTACGCCCGCCCCACGGGAATCGACCGGCCCGGCCGCCCCACCGCCCCCTATGCTGCCGATCATGACTCCGAACAGGACTCCGAACCCCATTGAACTCGTGATCTTCGACTGTGACGGCACGCTGGTGGACAGCGAGCGCATATGCGTCAAGGTGGACGCGCACATCACGGCGGACCTGGGGTGCCCCTTCACCGAGGCCGAAATCATCGAGCGCTTCGTGGGCTCGTCCGACGAGGTCTACACCGCCGCCGTGGAGGAACGGCTCGGCCGGCGGCTGGAGAAGGGCTGGCAGAAGAAGTACAGCCACCTGTACCGGGCCGCCTTCGACGCCGAACTGACCGCTGTCGACGGCGTCGCGGAGATGCTGCGCGGGCTCACCACACCTGCCTGCGTGGCGTCGAACGGCGACCACCCCGGTATCCGCCGCAACCTGGAGATCACCGAGCTGGCCGGCCACTTCGAGGACCGCATCTTCAGCGCCTCCGACGTCCCCCGGGGCAAGCCCGCCCCCGACCTCTTCCTGCACGCGGCCCGCACCCTGGGCGTGCGGCCCGAGCGGTGCGTGGTGATCGAGGACAGCGCGTACGGAGTCCAGGCCGCCCGCGCCGCCGGGATGCGGGCCTTCGGCTACTGCGGCGGCCTCACCGCGGCCTCCCGCCTGGAAGGACCGGCCACCGTCGTCTTCGACGACATGCGCGAACTGCCCACGCTGCTGGCCGGGTCGGCGCACTGAACCACGTCCGCGAGCGGGGCGGGCATCGCGGGCGGGACGGGACTTTCACCTCGCAGCTCGGGGCGCGCCCGCGAGTGTATGCCGGTGCACGGTGAATCCACCCCGTTTGAAGGTCTCCAGCACGATCGTCACGTCGGCCTCCGTCACCTCTTCCAGGGCGCCGACGACCTCGGTGAGGAACGTCTGCAAGGCGTGATGGTCCTCCACGGCCACATGCGCGCAGATCTGGTAGTCCCCGCTGACCGTGGCCAGAGTCATGACCTCAGGTCGTCGCGACAGGGCCACACCGACCTTGTCCAGGTGGCGGAAGGAGACCTGGAGCCACAGCAGGGCTTCCGTCCCGAGGCCGAACAGGGAGGGGTCGACATCCGCCCGCACCCGCGAAACACCGGATTCGAGAAGCGCGGAGAGCTTGCGTGAGGCGGTGGCCTGGCTGACCCCGAGTTCGGCGGCGAGCCTGGTGGTCGAGATCCTGCCGTCCTGTGCGAGCAGGGCGGCGATCTCCAGTTCGTCGCGCTGGAGCGGTACGTCGATCCGACGGCTGCCGAACGACGGGAGCGGGGGGCGGCGGAGCGCCGCCGCCTCCCGCTCGGACAGGGCACCGCCGTTCCACGCGTGCGCCACCGTGTAGTACCTCAGCACGGGATACGAGGAGGAACTGCGCATCTGCGGCGGCAATCCGCTGTACAGCAGCTCCCGCAGCGACTCCTGACTGCTCGGGATGACTTCGACGAAGTAGTCGGACGAGCCCAGCAGGGCTATCACGGTTCTGGTCTCGCCGATCGCCGACAGAGCGCGGACGCTCTCCAGGACGCCGCCCGTCTCACCGCGGAGCCGCAGGAGCACGGGTGCCGGGCGCCCGATCAGCTGGGTGTCCAGGACGCCGACGACCCGGATCGTCCCGCTTTCCAGGAGCCGCTGCCCCCGCCGCGCGACCGTGCGGTCGGAGAGTCCCAGCACCTGGCCGATCTGGTCCCAGGATGCCCTGCCGTCCATCTGGAGGGCGGACGCTACCCGCCTGTCAGTCACACTCAAGTCATCTGTTCCATTCATCAGTAGGTCAATCATGTCGCAACCATGCAAAATGCGCCATCCTCTTGACGGATTGATTCGTGCGATGTCAGGGTAACTGCCCGTTCACACAGAGCGAGGGGGAGCCGTGCAGACAGACACCGAACACCCGGCGAACCAGCCGGTGCGATGACCGGCGCAGGCGCAGTGGGGTCCTACGCGGTGGTCGCGCTGCTGGGCGCGATGTCGCCGGGACCGGATTTCGCTCTGGTGAGCCGCTTCGCAGCGCTGCGAGGGCGACGCGTGGGGCTCGGGGCCTCCGCAGGCGTGGCTGCGGGCATGGCCGTCAATACGCTGGCGGCGGTGTTCGGGGTCGGCGCGGTCGTGGCCGCGTCCCCCGCTCTCTTCAAGGCTGTGGCCGTGGTCGGGGCGATCTACCTGCTCTACCTCGGCGTACGCTCCCTGCTGGCCGCAAGAGAGAGCGGCATCGGACCGGAGACGGAAACAGGGACCGCGCCGGCGGCGACGGAATCCTCCGCCACGGCCTTTCGCCAGGGACTGATCACCAACGTCCTCAACCCGAAATCGGTCGTCTTCCTGGTCGCGCTGCTGCCGCAGTTCCTGACAGACCGGTCGACCTGGCTGGACAAGACGGTCCTGGGTGTCATCACGGTCCTGGCCGTCCTCCTGTGGTTCAGCGTCGTGGCCCTGGCGGTCGGCGCCCTCCAGGCGGTCTTCCGCAAGCCGGTCGCCCGCAAGGTGCTGAACATCGCCACCGGCCTGGTGCTGATCTCCCTGGGAGTGATCCTCTTCCTGGTGGAGTGACCTCGGACGAGGCGTGGGTCAGTTCCCCGCAGCGCTGGCGCATCTGGTGGCGACCCAGAACCGAGACCACCGACCGCGAAGCAGCCCGCTCCCGGCGCCGCTGCCGCGTCCTCTGACGACAGAAGCCCAGGTCACGGGCGGTGTGACCTGGGCTTCCACAGAGCCCCCTATCGGATTCGAACCGATGACCTACGCATTACAAGTCCCGGCAGGATCCTGCCGGGGTTTCCGCTGGGCACTCCGGGGATCCAGAAATTCCTGGTCAGCGACCCGCCCTTGACGTCCGGTCCAGATCTGAGCGCGTCGTGCCCGCACGACCGCTCACGCATCGCTCACGCACCCTGGACCTCTCCATGGGCATTGACACGGCCACGCCCTGACGAGTTTGGTCAGTCTTCGACTTGGCGAGTGCAGTCTGCGATCTCATCGCTACAGTCTTCCCAAGAGTGTGAATTTCGTGGTTGGGGGTGGAATGGGTAGGCGATTCTTCATAGCGCTGGGAAGCGGACGGTACCGCCACCTACCTGAGGACGAGCAGTTGCGCTGCGTGCCTACCGATGTTCGCACGACAAGAAAGCTCTTCACCGGTTTTGGGTACGAATCCGTGCTATCTGGGCTCGGCGACTACGACGGCGCAGAGCAAGTCCGGCAAAAGTTGTCGCACTGGTCGGAGGACACTGCCCTCACTAGTGATGATGTAGTGGTCTTGTACTTCGCTGGCCACGGCTCAGTACAAGAGCGCGACCGGCACTATCTGCTCTGCTGGGACTCACGTGATGGAGACCTCGCAACCACAGCGTTGGCCACCGAGGATCTGGTCCGCATCTTGTGCCGGGGCAACCTCCGCCACCTCCTGCTGATTCTCGACACTTGCGCCGGCAGTGCCGGGGGGGCTGAAGCCTCGGCGATCGCGCTGCGGACCATCGCCTATCGGAACACAGATGCTGACTCGACTGGCTTGTGGTTTCTTGCGTCCGCACGCAGGAAGGACGTTGCCGAGGACGGAGCATTCGTAGCCGCTTTGACCGAAGCCGTGGAGACGACAACAGGACGCACTGGCCAGCGGCAGCAGTATCTCGACCTCACGGAACTAGTCAAGGCGGTCAACGAGCGTTTCGAGACGGACAGGTTGGGCCAGCGCGCCGAATTGGCCTGCGGGCTCGTGACCGGCCTGGCACCGTTCCTGCCGAATAGCGGGTACACCGATGAACTACCGCCGATCGGAACCGACTTGGAGGTACAGCGTCGGGTCGCGTCAAGGGACCTCACAGAGCACTTTGGTCCGCGCTCGCGCGGTGTGGAGTTCGAGTCGGAGCAGGGCCTGTACTTCAGCGGTCGGGTCCGAGTGCTGTCCGAGCTGGTGGCTTGGCTGACCTCCGACGACAGCGATGGCAGAGGCAGAGTCGTAACTGGCAGTCCTGGCTGCGGCAAGTCCGCCGTCCTGGGCAGGGTTGTTGCCCTCTCAGACAGTCGATACCGAGACCGCCTCGACGTTGCTGACGTTGATCCCACGGCCGTGGTGCCTGCTGGGTGTGTCACGGCTGCCGTGCATGCCCGCCACAAGCGACTCGAAGAGGTGGTGGAAAGGCTCGCCACCGCCCTTGAGGTCGAAGCAGACGGTGCTGCAGCACTGTTGCAGGAACTCACCAGGAGGGGACGCCAGGGACCGCCCCTGATCATTGTTGTCGATGCGGTGGACGAAGCTGGCTCGGACACCGCCGCAGATGCCGGTGGTCACGGCGAGCCTCGCCGAATCACCCGGGAACTACTCCGGCCCATGTCGGAGATTCAGGGCGTGAGACTCCTAGTCGGAACGCGACAGGAGTTGGTCGGCCCTCTGGGGCCCACATTTGTCTGCATGGACTTGGATCAGCCCCAATATCGCGCGAGCGTCGACGATGTCGCTGGCTACGTCACTCGCGTCCTGCTGGCGAGCGAGGAGGCCGAAGTACGTACTCCGTACCGCGGTCTACGCGAACTCGCTCGAACTGTCGCCCGCGGCGTCGCCGAGAAGGCTGCTGGCGTATACCTCTACGCCAGGACGACGGCGCGCACCCTGCGGTCGGACGAGACACCGGTGGACATCAGCCGATCTGGCTGGGCTGAACAACTCCCGAGCGAGGTCGGCGAAGCCTTTGACGACTACCTTGCCCGTTTCGGGCCCGATGAGCCACGGGTTCGCCGAATGCTGATTGCCCTCGCGTTCTCGGAGGGCAAAGGGCTACCTCGGGGCCGGACCTGGACTGCGAT from Streptomyces sp. NBC_01267 harbors:
- a CDS encoding alpha-L-fucosidase translates to MGTPVGRRTVLALGVGAASLPLLAAAPAVAAPATASSAKGSPSGLPLGKDRITSASQIAINASDTPDIIVRKAAHVVPRPSQVAWQQREVTAFTHFGMNTFTDREWGSGAEDEATFDPSGMDADQWMRAYKAAGARQVMFTAKHHDGFVLFPTRYTNHSVIASPWWIRTDGCSDAERDATAKARAEAEAHRTDDPAAYWRARNAGCNNPQGDVLGTYLKAARRAGLKVGVYLSPADGSEQPHAWHAQYVEKIRAKQASGQWLSIEEQATVDDGDRAPGGQGRYGSGSSIVSRTIPTLVPDDDRAAALAAHRIPSFTVQADDYNAYYLNQIYELFTQYGPIDELWLDGANPWTDAGITEKYDFTAWFRLIHALSPDTVTFAGPQGTRWVGNESGVARTTEWSVTPATADPHTAHGEGLIPGGPEAADIGSREKITAPGIEYLQWFPAEADVSLRPGWFFHADQKPKTPQQLVTLYEQSVGRNAVLLLNVPPAQDGRIAAADVDSLTRFGDAITATYGPDLLAAGRGRRDPVLRTLTDGRLTTAWSPSHAATTGAVTLKLPAAGAFDRIRLGEDITRGQQVEQFAVDIWTGTAWQQTATGTTIGYARILTLPAPVSTDRIRIRILQARTTPRLASAALHLSVPPK
- a CDS encoding HAD family hydrolase, which produces MTPNRTPNPIELVIFDCDGTLVDSERICVKVDAHITADLGCPFTEAEIIERFVGSSDEVYTAAVEERLGRRLEKGWQKKYSHLYRAAFDAELTAVDGVAEMLRGLTTPACVASNGDHPGIRRNLEITELAGHFEDRIFSASDVPRGKPAPDLFLHAARTLGVRPERCVVIEDSAYGVQAARAAGMRAFGYCGGLTAASRLEGPATVVFDDMRELPTLLAGSAH
- a CDS encoding Lrp/AsnC family transcriptional regulator, yielding MTDRRVASALQMDGRASWDQIGQVLGLSDRTVARRGQRLLESGTIRVVGVLDTQLIGRPAPVLLRLRGETGGVLESVRALSAIGETRTVIALLGSSDYFVEVIPSSQESLRELLYSGLPPQMRSSSSYPVLRYYTVAHAWNGGALSEREAAALRRPPLPSFGSRRIDVPLQRDELEIAALLAQDGRISTTRLAAELGVSQATASRKLSALLESGVSRVRADVDPSLFGLGTEALLWLQVSFRHLDKVGVALSRRPEVMTLATVSGDYQICAHVAVEDHHALQTFLTEVVGALEEVTEADVTIVLETFKRGGFTVHRHTLAGAPRAAR
- a CDS encoding LysE family translocator — its product is MTGAGAVGSYAVVALLGAMSPGPDFALVSRFAALRGRRVGLGASAGVAAGMAVNTLAAVFGVGAVVAASPALFKAVAVVGAIYLLYLGVRSLLAARESGIGPETETGTAPAATESSATAFRQGLITNVLNPKSVVFLVALLPQFLTDRSTWLDKTVLGVITVLAVLLWFSVVALAVGALQAVFRKPVARKVLNIATGLVLISLGVILFLVE